AATTACTCTTTAGAGATTAATACCTACTTGAGAGCGATCAATATCTAATACCGAATATCAAATAAAACACAATTTTCAATCCGCCAGCTGGCGGAACAAAGACCAAATAAAACACAAAACACAATTTTCAATTTCTAATTTTCAATTTTCAAACAATCTCTAATGACTTATGATGTATGATCTCGAAGAAAGAACAAAAAAATTCTCCAAAGATATCATTAGATGCCTTTTGAAGATTAAAATGAATGAAATAAACAGAAACCTCATATCTCAGCTCAGTCGATCAGCAACAAGTGTTGGCGCAAATTATTGTGAAGCCAACGGAGCGAGTTCAAAGAAAGACTTCCGAAATAAGATTTTTATCTGCAGAAAAGAAATCCAGGAAACAAAATATTGGATTGAACTCTTAGCTGAGGCAAATCAAAGCAGTAGAGATGATTTGAAAAGTCTTTGGAAGGAATCTCAAGAATTGACACTTATCTTTAATAAAATTTCCAGCTCTCTCAAAGAAACAGTAAAGAATTAAGGTATTGAAAATTGTTTAGAAATTGAAAATGAAAAATTATTTCCATGGTATCATAAATAAAGTAAGTGAGAAATAAGTTTTATCTGTATGCAAAAAATTGAATCATTGAAGTATCGTTTGAAAATTAGAAATTAGAAATTGAAAATTATTCCCCATGTTTCATCTCTCTCCCAAAACCCTCCTCCTCACTCTCGCACTCCTCGCAGTGCCTGTCTTCGCATACCTCTTCTGGCAGATGTCTC
The sequence above is drawn from the Candidatus Moraniibacteriota bacterium genome and encodes:
- a CDS encoding four helix bundle protein, whose amino-acid sequence is MMYDLEERTKKFSKDIIRCLLKIKMNEINRNLISQLSRSATSVGANYCEANGASSKKDFRNKIFICRKEIQETKYWIELLAEANQSSRDDLKSLWKESQELTLIFNKISSSLKETVKN